Proteins co-encoded in one Prunus persica cultivar Lovell chromosome G6, Prunus_persica_NCBIv2, whole genome shotgun sequence genomic window:
- the LOC18773223 gene encoding uncharacterized protein LOC18773223, whose amino-acid sequence MHKIQKKKKKGKKLVVEFSPKGEAMGKVGKQYASYTGVMARTIIPIHLNNWAAVDDHLKEKIWTEITSVFELPPESRQSTLQTASTKRRQFMSTLTREYVLPHRNDPEALKEPPEMYDFIELSDWQSFVISRLSENWQEIHELQKERLRKCKYYHRTGRKGYIGVVEELVDKKIVAKGEDVD is encoded by the exons ATgcataaaattcaaaagaaaaaaaagaaggggaaaAAGTTAGTAGTTGAGTTTAGCCCAAAAGGAGAAGCGATGGGGAAGGTGGGCAAACAATATGCATCATACACAGGTGTAATGGCTCGAACCATAATCCCCATACATTTAAACAATTGGGCAGCAGTGGATGACCATTTGAAGGAGAAAATCTGGACAGAAATAAcg TCCGTCTTTGAATTACCACCCGAAAGCAGACAGTCTACTTTGCAAACTGCTTCAACCAAAAGGAGGCAATTCATGAGTACATTAACAAGGGAGTACGTACTTCCACATAGAAATGACCCAGAAGCCTTGAAGGAGCCTCCTGAAATGTATGACTTCATTGAATTATCAGATTGGCAAAGTTTTGTAATCTCTAGATTGAGTGAAAATTGGCAG GAAATCCATGAACTCCAAAAGGAAAGGCTCCGTAAATGTAAATACTATCATAGAACTGGCCGTAAAGGATATATTGGAGTGGTAGAAGAATTA GTAGATAAGAAGATAGTGGCAAAGGGTGAGGACGTAGATTGA